AGGCATTTTTTCGATTTTGGATTGAGGATTTTGTTCTACTGGGTGGTCTTGTAAACGAGCTATGTATTTTTCTAAACTTTCAGATACAGAAGCTATTGCAGCCATTAAATAGCGACGGTTAAGTTCTTGCCAACAGTCGTTATGAATTTCATTTTTTGGTTTTTGAGTTAATAGCATTGTAGGTATATTCCTAATATTTCCTAATATTTCATATCAGGATTGTTCTCAAATAATAAATTTTATGGTTTTGTTTACCCAGTGTGAACCGCATCGAACTTATCTTTACTTAGCACTTGCTTAAGGGTACGTTTAAAGGTTTTACCTTTGGGATCTCTTGGGTCGCGTAATGTCAGCGAAACATCTGGAATAGCATTATCTTGAAAATCATTTTCTGTGAGATTTCTGTTATCCATATCCAACACAGCATAAGCGTGCATGACGCGAACCTTACCGAGAGGTTTGTCTTTGGGGGCTGACCTATCATTAAAGGAGTTGAGTAACTTTTTCAATTTACCTTGCTTGGCGAATACAGAAGTAGTAAGCACTGCGGCTCTTCGGTCATTTAGCGCCGTTACTAGATTGTTATAAATATTCCAATGATGGGTCAAACGAAATGGTGTACTTCTGCCTTCACCAGTAATAGCCTTGATAGTATCTGTTACTACCCCCATTGCTGATTCTGCATATCCACCTTTAACTACTGCCCATGCTTTTTGGATGAAAGCAGGCCAAAGATAGTTATTGTTACCAATTTTACCACCATAAACTAGTTGTCCGTCGTTATTAAGTAGTAGGGATTTCTTCACAGTAATCTCTATTGGTCTTAACTCCTGGTTGAGATTAGAAGCATTATTTTCGTTATTTTCGGGCAAGTGAAACGTTACCCTAACGTCATTGTCATTCACGCTGACCATATCCCAAATTTGTTGTGGATTTTGCTTTGCTACTGCAATCATTGCGGCTTGTAAATAGCAGTCAGAAACCCCATTTTGATATACATCTTCTTGTCTAATTCCACGCACATTATTAGGTAAAATTTGTACTGGTCTGTTTCTTCTACCTGTATTTATGTTTTCTAAAGGCGTTTGTTGCCTACTTCCTTTCACAACGTTATCTTTTTCAATCCGGCCTTGAATTTCTTCTAAGCGTTGCCTTGGTTCAGAATTATTACTATTCCATTTGTAATACTGAATTATATAACTTGTTTCGTCTTCTTCAGTATCAGTAATTTTAAAATTCTGCTCTTTGCTAATGGTTTCTTCCTTGCCTTCTGTGGTAGTAACTTGAGCTTGATTCAATCTTAATCTATCAGGTTTTCTTAAAGGTTTTTCAAGTGCATTTTCGTTTGTTTTATATCTTTCTTCATTATTTTCATCATTTTGTTCTTCGTCTGTTTCTCTTTGGTCATGTATATTTAAGATTTCGTCAAAATCATCATTTTGTTCATGCGATAACGGTGGGTGGGAATCTGAATTTATGGGACTTAAATCAAGGTTTCTTGAATTAGTGGTAGTCTGCTGTGAGTTAGTAGCATCTTCGTCTGTTTCTCTTTGGTCATATAGGTCTAATATTTCGTCAAAATCATCATTTTGTTCATGTGATGACAGTGGGTGGGAATATGAATTTATAGACCTTAAATCA
This genomic interval from Scytonema hofmannii PCC 7110 contains the following:
- a CDS encoding C2 family cysteine protease, coding for MTRQRSNSAPPRLPTQETAVLQSEAGSSNWRQDATNSQQTTTSLRNLDLRSINSYSHPLSSHEQNDDFDEILDLYDQRETDEDATNSQQTTTNSRNLDLSPINSDSHPPLSHEQNDDFDEILNIHDQRETDEEQNDENNEERYKTNENALEKPLRKPDRLRLNQAQVTTTEGKEETISKEQNFKITDTEEDETSYIIQYYKWNSNNSEPRQRLEEIQGRIEKDNVVKGSRQQTPLENINTGRRNRPVQILPNNVRGIRQEDVYQNGVSDCYLQAAMIAVAKQNPQQIWDMVSVNDNDVRVTFHLPENNENNASNLNQELRPIEITVKKSLLLNNDGQLVYGGKIGNNNYLWPAFIQKAWAVVKGGYAESAMGVVTDTIKAITGEGRSTPFRLTHHWNIYNNLVTALNDRRAAVLTTSVFAKQGKLKKLLNSFNDRSAPKDKPLGKVRVMHAYAVLDMDNRNLTENDFQDNAIPDVSLTLRDPRDPKGKTFKRTLKQVLSKDKFDAVHTG